In Candidatus Methanomethylophilus alvi Mx1201, a genomic segment contains:
- a CDS encoding multiprotein bridging factor aMBF1 yields MICEMCGRDVPTTRPMMVEGSKLNLCPNCMKFGDDYKAPRDDTGSPATNSTVIQQRLEKRERRMQTKDIYAGAATVEIVDNYGEVIRKARMKKGMDMEEFAKSISEKKGTLVKVESQNLVPDDKLVAKLEKALNIKLKETVQSGGQVSGGAKSQTMTLGNFIKVEKK; encoded by the coding sequence ATGATTTGCGAGATGTGCGGCAGAGATGTCCCGACGACCCGCCCTATGATGGTCGAGGGATCGAAGCTCAATCTCTGTCCCAACTGTATGAAGTTCGGGGACGACTACAAGGCCCCCAGGGACGATACCGGCTCCCCTGCCACCAACAGCACGGTCATCCAGCAGAGGCTGGAGAAGCGCGAGAGGCGTATGCAGACCAAGGACATCTACGCCGGTGCGGCCACCGTCGAGATCGTCGATAACTACGGAGAGGTCATCCGCAAGGCCCGTATGAAGAAGGGCATGGATATGGAGGAGTTCGCCAAATCCATCAGCGAGAAGAAGGGGACCCTCGTCAAGGTGGAGTCCCAGAACCTCGTACCGGACGACAAACTCGTCGCCAAGCTGGAGAAGGCCCTCAACATCAAGCTGAAGGAGACCGTCCAGTCCGGAGGCCAGGTCAGCGGCGGGGCCAAGTCCCAGACGATGACCCTCGGCAATTTCATAAAGGTCGAGAAGAAGTAA
- a CDS encoding DUF2240 family protein: MSDELNVCAAAFFRSIGKDVVTPKEFTMYVTLDVKWMSSKEASALMQVLIEEKAMVSSNGYLKPGKDFSSLQVPIAYRPTDAVRNAVAAKMKKGKTQTPAGKASGADTGDIFPELVALSGEYGWSNKGKFIAECNSVRKKLGVETAVAALLVLRDSGADVKELTEKVYANSVKKG, translated from the coding sequence ATGTCGGACGAACTGAACGTATGTGCGGCCGCATTCTTCCGCAGCATAGGGAAGGACGTCGTCACACCCAAGGAATTCACCATGTACGTCACGCTGGACGTCAAATGGATGTCCTCCAAGGAAGCCTCCGCACTCATGCAGGTCCTGATCGAGGAGAAGGCCATGGTCTCGTCCAACGGATACCTGAAGCCCGGAAAGGACTTCTCGTCGCTCCAGGTCCCCATCGCCTACCGCCCTACCGATGCCGTCAGGAATGCGGTGGCGGCCAAGATGAAGAAGGGAAAGACCCAGACCCCTGCCGGAAAGGCCTCGGGGGCCGATACAGGGGATATATTCCCGGAACTTGTCGCACTGTCCGGGGAATACGGATGGAGCAACAAGGGGAAATTCATAGCCGAATGCAACTCCGTCCGCAAGAAGCTCGGTGTGGAGACGGCGGTGGCGGCCCTCCTGGTCCTGAGGGACTCGGGGGCCGATGTGAAGGAACTGACGGAAAAGGTCTACGCCAATTCCGTCAAAAAGGGTTGA
- a CDS encoding replication factor A, translating into MDNFENMDIEPIVKDLYDALDGKVDEATIRKEVDTYINTYRIPVDSAKSGILKKLGNTRPANAFTGGQNVTKKIAELEGTEMNVTVVAKMVFVEKRTINAKGVEKTIISGIAGDDTGTTPFTIWSDSGEYEKGSVYTFRNAYTKKWRDQVQLNIGSRGKVEPNTEVTFDNVSRSAGSAAQEMDIGNITEQTKNCTVTGKVSEIASRVINVKGEEKTIWGGMMADSTGRIQFTAWKDFGLKDGEVICAKNAYIRAWKGIPQLNLGDNTEVERSDKDIGEIADGTTEKTVEDVVRIGGGLDISITGTIVDLRTGSGLIRRCPQCNRSVLSDECTIHGHIEPVMDLRLKATVDDGTGAISAVIGRAETEKITGITLEQAEEISKTKGDMGAVANKMASILILKKVTVKGNVMTDDFGPQMIVHSADISNVDVQSEAEKLYEEVEGSM; encoded by the coding sequence ATGGATAATTTTGAGAACATGGACATAGAGCCGATCGTCAAGGATCTCTACGACGCATTGGACGGAAAGGTGGACGAGGCGACCATCCGCAAGGAGGTCGACACCTACATCAACACATACCGCATCCCCGTGGATTCCGCCAAGAGCGGGATCCTCAAGAAACTGGGGAACACACGTCCGGCCAACGCATTCACCGGCGGCCAGAACGTGACCAAGAAGATCGCGGAACTCGAAGGCACCGAGATGAACGTCACCGTCGTCGCCAAGATGGTCTTCGTAGAGAAGAGGACCATCAACGCGAAGGGCGTCGAGAAGACCATCATCTCCGGTATAGCCGGGGACGACACCGGAACGACCCCGTTCACCATATGGAGCGATTCCGGGGAATACGAGAAGGGCTCCGTCTACACGTTCCGCAACGCATATACGAAGAAATGGCGCGACCAGGTCCAACTCAACATCGGGAGCCGCGGAAAGGTTGAACCGAACACCGAGGTCACCTTCGACAACGTGTCCCGTTCCGCCGGTTCCGCCGCACAGGAGATGGACATCGGCAACATCACCGAACAGACCAAGAACTGCACCGTCACCGGGAAGGTGTCGGAGATCGCATCCAGGGTCATCAACGTCAAAGGCGAGGAGAAGACCATATGGGGCGGGATGATGGCGGATTCCACCGGAAGGATCCAGTTCACCGCCTGGAAGGACTTCGGTCTGAAGGACGGGGAGGTCATATGCGCCAAGAACGCCTACATCCGCGCATGGAAAGGCATACCTCAGCTCAACCTCGGGGACAACACCGAAGTGGAACGTTCCGACAAGGACATCGGCGAGATAGCGGACGGCACCACCGAGAAGACGGTGGAGGATGTCGTCAGGATCGGAGGAGGCCTCGACATATCAATCACCGGGACCATAGTCGATCTGAGGACCGGCAGCGGCCTCATCAGGAGATGCCCGCAGTGCAACCGCTCCGTCCTCTCCGACGAATGTACCATCCACGGACACATCGAACCCGTCATGGACCTCAGACTGAAGGCCACCGTTGACGACGGGACCGGTGCCATCAGCGCCGTCATCGGCAGGGCGGAGACGGAGAAGATCACAGGCATCACACTGGAACAGGCGGAGGAGATCTCCAAGACCAAGGGTGACATGGGTGCCGTGGCCAACAAGATGGCCAGCATACTGATCCTGAAGAAGGTCACCGTCAAAGGGAATGTGATGACCGACGACTTCGGACCGCAGATGATCGTCCATTCCGCAGACATATCCAACGTGGACGTGCAGTCCGAGGCTGAGAAACTTTACGAAGAAGTGGAGGGATCGATGTGA
- a CDS encoding proteasome-activating nucleotidase codes for MEAIVVPFNMPEDSEIEELKAKIVTLEDRNVHLMQDLQNAENEKRYSESELFRLQKDVARIRGELERLKSPPLVIGSLRDVLPDHKVVVKSSTGPDFVVSVSQYVDEKDLIPGSRVTLNKQSLAVMEVLPAPLDPVVTGAEIIDKPNITYDDIGGLSKQMLELREAVEDPLNRPELYKKVGIEPPKGVLLVGPPGTGKTLMAKAVANATKATFIRLVGSELVQKYIGEGARLVRELFELAKEKAPSIVFIDELDSVGAKRADVATSGDREVQRTLMQLLSELDGFTPTGDVKIIGATNRPDILDDALLRPGRFDRIIEVGLPDVEGRQQIFKIHLAHMNVSKKVDPKKLAEATEGVSGAEIKSICTEAGMLAIRADRDIVMPEDFDAAREKVLDTDRNKVKAPPTYLYG; via the coding sequence ATGGAAGCGATTGTGGTGCCGTTTAATATGCCCGAGGACTCCGAAATAGAGGAATTGAAGGCTAAGATCGTCACCCTGGAAGACAGGAACGTTCATCTCATGCAGGACCTTCAGAACGCCGAGAACGAGAAACGTTACTCGGAGAGCGAACTTTTCAGACTTCAGAAGGACGTAGCACGCATCAGAGGGGAGTTGGAAAGGCTCAAAAGCCCTCCGCTGGTGATAGGATCCCTCAGGGATGTCCTCCCCGACCATAAGGTCGTGGTGAAGAGCTCCACCGGGCCCGACTTCGTCGTATCGGTGTCGCAGTACGTGGACGAGAAGGACCTCATCCCCGGATCGAGGGTCACTCTGAACAAGCAGTCCCTCGCCGTCATGGAGGTCCTCCCCGCTCCCCTCGACCCGGTGGTCACCGGGGCCGAGATCATAGATAAGCCCAACATCACATACGACGATATCGGAGGGCTCTCCAAACAGATGCTGGAGCTCCGCGAGGCCGTCGAGGACCCCCTCAACAGGCCCGAACTCTACAAGAAGGTGGGTATCGAACCGCCGAAGGGAGTCCTCTTGGTAGGTCCTCCCGGAACCGGTAAGACCCTCATGGCCAAGGCTGTTGCCAACGCCACCAAGGCCACATTCATCAGGCTGGTCGGATCCGAACTGGTCCAGAAGTACATCGGAGAGGGGGCGAGGCTCGTACGCGAGCTGTTCGAGCTTGCGAAGGAGAAAGCCCCCAGTATAGTCTTCATCGACGAACTCGATTCCGTCGGTGCGAAGAGGGCGGACGTCGCCACATCCGGGGACAGGGAGGTCCAGAGGACCCTCATGCAGCTGCTCTCCGAGCTGGACGGGTTCACCCCCACCGGGGATGTGAAGATCATAGGGGCTACCAACAGGCCCGACATCCTCGACGACGCACTGCTCAGACCGGGAAGGTTCGACAGGATCATCGAGGTCGGCCTACCCGACGTGGAAGGCAGACAGCAGATATTCAAGATCCATCTGGCACATATGAATGTCTCCAAGAAGGTGGACCCCAAGAAACTGGCCGAGGCCACGGAAGGCGTCTCCGGAGCGGAGATCAAGAGCATCTGCACCGAGGCAGGTATGCTCGCCATCAGGGCGGACCGCGACATCGTGATGCCCGAGGACTTCGACGCCGCCCGCGAGAAGGTGCTCGACACCGACAGGAACAAGGTAAAGGCTCCGCCCACCTACCTGTACGGCTGA
- the rpsB gene encoding 30S ribosomal protein S2 produces MSDNDDVQIIDGELLVPEDVYLTSGVHIGTQYKSADMKDFIYKVRQDGLYVLNVKKTDERIRAAAHFLAGFDPKRILVASARQYGQRPAREFSKAIGAPAFAGRFVPGTLTNPINPSFMEPDVLVVTDPAADKQALAEAMNLGIPIIAMCDANNETRNVDLVIPTNNKGRRSLACIYWLLTREVLVARGDIKDPADFKMEIEDFEAKY; encoded by the coding sequence ATGAGCGACAACGACGACGTTCAGATTATCGACGGCGAACTCCTCGTACCCGAGGACGTTTACCTCACATCCGGTGTCCATATCGGAACCCAGTACAAGAGCGCAGACATGAAGGATTTCATCTACAAGGTCAGGCAGGACGGACTCTATGTCCTGAATGTCAAGAAGACCGACGAGAGGATCAGGGCCGCCGCCCACTTCCTCGCCGGATTCGACCCCAAGAGGATCCTCGTCGCCTCCGCCAGGCAGTACGGACAGCGCCCCGCCAGGGAGTTCTCCAAAGCCATCGGAGCACCCGCCTTCGCAGGCCGTTTCGTCCCCGGAACCCTTACCAACCCCATCAACCCCAGCTTCATGGAGCCCGATGTGCTCGTCGTCACCGACCCTGCCGCCGACAAGCAGGCTCTCGCCGAGGCCATGAACCTCGGTATCCCCATCATCGCCATGTGCGACGCCAACAACGAGACCCGCAACGTCGATCTCGTCATCCCCACCAACAACAAGGGAAGGCGCTCCCTGGCATGCATCTACTGGCTCCTTACCCGCGAGGTGCTCGTCGCCCGCGGAGACATCAAGGACCCCGCAGACTTCAAGATGGAGATCGAGGACTTCGAGGCAAAGTACTGA
- a CDS encoding RPA family protein, with protein MSAGTRETAWRVFSSELNTASYEIKAEAEKMPSYQLSRLGAMINRVLIAGVLTEKENVGSPEEPLWRGRIQDVASGTVYINIGRYQPEAAAAMVDIEPPCLVAVVGKVKSYTTEDQRTYVSVRPERIIPIDENTQREWLLDTARSTWKRLVDMKTAMGTIDKSVAGLTKEGFSELSAKGISLALEQYGMPDSAMFLKSIQAALRTLLPDKNVDLGLPEDLSENPEEIDLEPQSSGDDSEDKEEIVLELLTELDTEGKGAPRDDLERRAEQEGISSMELEEITNTLMDKGVIYEPNLRYLKRI; from the coding sequence GTGAGCGCCGGAACCAGAGAGACGGCCTGGAGGGTATTCTCCTCCGAGCTGAACACCGCATCTTACGAGATCAAGGCAGAGGCGGAGAAGATGCCGTCCTACCAGCTCAGCAGACTGGGCGCCATGATCAACAGGGTCCTCATAGCAGGGGTCCTGACGGAGAAGGAGAACGTAGGGTCTCCCGAGGAACCCCTGTGGAGGGGAAGGATACAGGACGTGGCCAGCGGCACCGTCTACATCAACATAGGCAGGTATCAGCCGGAAGCGGCGGCGGCCATGGTGGACATCGAACCCCCGTGCCTCGTCGCCGTGGTCGGAAAGGTCAAATCCTACACCACGGAAGACCAGAGGACATATGTGTCAGTACGTCCGGAGAGGATCATCCCCATCGATGAGAACACCCAGAGAGAGTGGCTCCTCGACACCGCCAGATCCACATGGAAGAGACTGGTCGACATGAAGACCGCCATGGGGACCATCGACAAGTCCGTCGCAGGGCTGACCAAGGAAGGTTTCTCCGAGCTGTCCGCCAAAGGGATAAGTCTGGCACTGGAACAATACGGCATGCCGGACTCGGCCATGTTCCTCAAATCCATACAGGCTGCCCTCAGGACCCTCCTCCCCGACAAGAACGTTGATCTGGGTCTTCCCGAGGACCTGTCCGAGAACCCCGAGGAGATCGATCTCGAACCCCAGTCGTCCGGGGACGATTCGGAGGATAAGGAGGAGATCGTGCTCGAACTTCTCACGGAACTCGACACCGAGGGCAAAGGAGCGCCCCGCGACGACCTGGAGAGAAGGGCCGAACAGGAAGGGATATCCAGCATGGAGCTCGAGGAGATCACCAACACCCTCATGGACAAAGGCGTCATCTACGAGCCTAACCTGAGATACCTCAAACGTATCTGA
- a CDS encoding pyridoxal-phosphate-dependent aminotransferase family protein — translation MSRKLFTVGPVNVADDTLKAMDRPMITHRSKEYKQLHADIEEKLHKTLGTDNDIFMVAGSATVLLEGSARNAIAKHSLGLTSGSFGDRSIEVATSNGKQVDVVKVPMGKAVKPADIAGKVTKDIEAVHWVSNESSTGVYCDSVALAKEVRDQNPDSLVMIDAVTSMFAMDLKFKDVQPDSVVFGTQKALALPPGLAFVVVSPELMKKSEKMENKGFYTDYVKLKEKNDENYALTTPPVSLMYGVDYQLDKMLKEGMATRYRRHQEMADMVRKWADERMQGVFPEEGYRSNTIGVIKRGDLDFDKFHSIIKSKGMEISNGYGDIKKSTFRIGHMGDLTKDDIKQLLSVMDEALEEMKQ, via the coding sequence ATGAGCAGGAAATTATTCACCGTCGGCCCCGTGAATGTGGCGGACGACACGCTTAAGGCAATGGACAGGCCCATGATCACCCACAGGTCGAAGGAGTACAAACAGCTCCATGCCGATATCGAGGAGAAGCTCCACAAGACCCTCGGCACCGACAACGACATTTTCATGGTGGCGGGATCCGCCACCGTGCTCCTGGAAGGGTCCGCGAGGAATGCGATCGCGAAGCACTCCCTCGGATTGACGTCCGGTTCTTTCGGAGACAGGTCCATCGAGGTCGCCACCTCCAACGGGAAGCAGGTCGACGTCGTCAAGGTCCCTATGGGGAAGGCCGTCAAACCCGCCGACATCGCCGGAAAGGTCACCAAGGACATCGAGGCCGTCCACTGGGTCAGCAACGAGTCCTCCACGGGAGTGTATTGCGATTCCGTCGCCCTCGCCAAGGAGGTCAGGGACCAGAACCCCGACTCCCTCGTCATGATCGATGCCGTCACCTCCATGTTCGCCATGGATCTGAAGTTCAAGGACGTGCAGCCCGACTCCGTCGTGTTCGGAACCCAGAAGGCCCTCGCCCTGCCTCCCGGACTCGCATTCGTCGTGGTCTCCCCCGAACTCATGAAGAAGTCCGAGAAGATGGAGAACAAGGGGTTCTATACCGATTACGTCAAACTCAAGGAGAAGAACGATGAGAACTACGCCCTCACGACCCCTCCCGTGTCCCTCATGTACGGTGTCGACTACCAGCTCGACAAGATGCTGAAGGAGGGGATGGCCACCCGTTACAGAAGGCATCAGGAGATGGCCGACATGGTCCGCAAATGGGCCGACGAGAGGATGCAGGGGGTCTTCCCGGAGGAAGGCTACCGTTCCAACACCATCGGGGTCATCAAGAGGGGCGACCTCGACTTCGACAAGTTCCATTCGATCATCAAGTCCAAGGGGATGGAGATCTCCAACGGATACGGTGACATCAAGAAGAGCACCTTCAGGATCGGCCACATGGGCGACCTCACGAAGGACGACATCAAACAGCTCCTGTCCGTCATGGACGAAGCCCTCGAGGAGATGAAGCAGTAA
- a CDS encoding 4'-phosphopantetheinyl transferase family protein gives MLDCYFLDISPLLNGGILVNSLTVLPKDRTMNVLSYGSPGDRARSAGSGMLIEYVRNEYGVKGRLKVDRFGKPSFSGGLPFSIARSGSYTIIAVSDEPVGVDLARASSLDAGTFPFMFTGEELSIINGSGRWRRVAACRMWTGKESYLKALGKNLSLDPGSFEIAKPHRSGFVMERPGWKIHELKAPKGYCASVCASPTAGTPSVKNLFLSDDGMSLF, from the coding sequence GTGCTGGACTGCTACTTCTTGGACATATCGCCGCTTCTCAACGGCGGGATACTGGTCAACTCGCTGACCGTCCTGCCGAAGGACAGGACCATGAACGTCCTGTCGTACGGCAGTCCCGGGGACCGTGCCCGCTCCGCAGGGTCCGGCATGCTCATCGAATACGTCCGTAACGAGTACGGTGTCAAGGGAAGGCTCAAGGTGGACCGCTTCGGGAAGCCGTCCTTCTCAGGAGGACTCCCGTTCAGCATAGCCCGTTCCGGGTCTTACACCATAATCGCCGTATCGGACGAGCCCGTCGGAGTGGATCTGGCAAGGGCATCCTCGCTCGACGCCGGGACGTTCCCCTTCATGTTCACCGGGGAAGAGCTGTCCATCATAAACGGCAGCGGCAGATGGAGGAGGGTGGCGGCCTGCCGCATGTGGACTGGTAAGGAGAGCTACCTGAAGGCCCTCGGCAAGAACCTCTCGCTCGACCCGGGGTCGTTCGAGATCGCCAAACCCCATCGCAGCGGGTTCGTGATGGAACGTCCCGGATGGAAGATCCATGAGCTCAAGGCCCCGAAAGGATACTGTGCCAGCGTGTGTGCGTCCCCCACTGCCGGGACACCTTCCGTGAAGAACCTCTTCCTGTCCGACGACGGCATGTCCCTCTTCTAA
- a CDS encoding formate--phosphoribosylaminoimidazolecarboxamide ligase produces the protein MVPKKKIDEILDGYDPSKLTIATLCSHSSLQIFHGARKMGFKTLGLVTKNNQKIYDAFPLAKPDRFISYSDYDDMEERAGELLDENVVLIPHGSFVEYMGAKKFEDFAVPSYGNRAVLNWESDRDKQRSWITSAGAPMPRLITDAREIKEPVMVKYHGAKGGRGFFIAKDYPDFKMGIDNSQPYTIQEYCLGTRYYLHFFYDPLKTDGYRIKQGGSLELLSIDRRDESNIDEMYKLGSIEDAKRHGLYPSFVVTGNTPVVIRESLLPKAFEMAENIVNRSYELFGGMWGPFCLETVVNDKLEFRIFEISTRIVAGTNPFINGSPYAEMIYPGMSTGARMAMEIRDAVQVGKLKTLIS, from the coding sequence ATGGTTCCAAAGAAGAAGATCGATGAGATTCTGGACGGTTACGATCCGAGCAAGCTCACTATTGCGACCCTCTGTTCCCACTCGTCCCTGCAGATCTTCCACGGTGCCCGCAAGATGGGGTTCAAGACCCTCGGGCTCGTCACCAAGAACAATCAGAAAATCTACGATGCGTTCCCTCTCGCCAAGCCCGACAGGTTCATCAGCTACTCCGACTACGACGATATGGAGGAGCGCGCCGGGGAGCTTTTGGACGAGAACGTCGTCCTCATCCCCCACGGGTCGTTCGTCGAGTACATGGGGGCCAAGAAATTCGAGGACTTCGCCGTGCCTTCGTACGGGAACCGTGCCGTGTTGAACTGGGAGTCCGACAGGGACAAGCAGAGGTCGTGGATCACCTCCGCCGGAGCCCCCATGCCCCGCCTCATCACGGATGCCCGCGAGATAAAAGAGCCAGTCATGGTGAAGTACCATGGGGCCAAAGGGGGCCGCGGGTTCTTCATCGCGAAGGACTATCCGGACTTCAAGATGGGGATAGACAACAGCCAGCCCTACACCATACAGGAGTACTGCCTCGGAACCAGGTACTACCTCCACTTCTTCTACGACCCTCTCAAGACGGACGGATACAGGATAAAGCAGGGCGGATCCCTGGAACTTCTGTCCATAGACAGGCGCGACGAGTCCAACATCGACGAGATGTACAAGCTCGGCAGCATCGAGGACGCCAAGAGGCATGGCCTCTACCCGTCCTTTGTCGTGACCGGGAACACCCCCGTCGTCATCAGGGAGTCGCTCCTTCCCAAGGCGTTCGAGATGGCGGAGAATATAGTCAACCGCTCCTACGAGCTGTTCGGCGGCATGTGGGGGCCGTTCTGTCTCGAGACCGTGGTCAACGACAAGCTGGAGTTCAGGATCTTCGAGATCTCCACCAGGATCGTCGCCGGGACCAACCCGTTCATCAACGGTTCCCCGTACGCCGAGATGATCTACCCCGGCATGAGCACGGGGGCCAGGATGGCCATGGAGATCCGCGACGCGGTCCAGGTCGGAAAGCTCAAGACCCTGATATCCTGA
- a CDS encoding pyridoxal phosphate-dependent aminotransferase, with product MVYVSKRIQEIPASGTIAISNLVSDLKAQGIDIVSFSMGEPDFVTPSNIIEAAKESLDSGFTHYTPSTGIPELKEAIANTVRRDNGINVSSMNVLVTPCKQAIFMTALTYLDPGDEVILPDPGWVTYEAVIKLCGAKPVYVPLSYDDGFILSPEKVEAAVTPKTKMIILNTPANPTGCVLPEDTIRAIAEIAVKHDLLILADEIYEHVIYSGKHFSVASMPGMIDRTITVSGLSKTYAMTGWRIGWAISSVDNIKNINKLQSHSISCCVSFAQEGAVEALKGTQEPMHDMVAQFKKRRDLAYDLLTEIKGIECQKPEGAFYLFPKYDANIHSVDLAKKMLTDAHVAITPGAAFGPHGEGFFRISYATSEDQIREGFSRIKKFMADL from the coding sequence ATGGTTTACGTTTCGAAGAGAATCCAGGAGATCCCGGCATCCGGGACCATCGCCATCTCTAATCTGGTCAGCGATCTGAAGGCACAAGGCATAGACATCGTCTCGTTCTCCATGGGGGAACCGGACTTCGTCACCCCGTCCAACATCATAGAAGCGGCGAAGGAATCTCTCGACAGCGGATTCACCCATTACACACCCAGCACCGGGATCCCGGAGCTCAAGGAGGCGATCGCCAACACCGTCAGGAGGGACAACGGCATCAACGTGTCCTCCATGAACGTGCTTGTCACCCCTTGCAAGCAGGCCATATTCATGACCGCCCTGACATATCTGGATCCCGGGGACGAGGTCATCCTCCCCGACCCCGGATGGGTCACCTACGAGGCCGTCATAAAGCTGTGCGGAGCGAAACCCGTCTATGTGCCCCTTTCCTACGACGACGGTTTCATACTCAGTCCCGAGAAGGTGGAGGCCGCTGTCACCCCCAAGACCAAGATGATCATCCTCAACACCCCCGCCAATCCGACCGGGTGCGTGCTCCCCGAGGACACCATCAGGGCCATCGCGGAGATCGCCGTGAAACACGACCTCCTCATACTCGCCGACGAGATATACGAGCACGTGATCTATTCCGGAAAGCACTTCTCCGTGGCATCCATGCCCGGCATGATCGACAGGACCATCACCGTATCCGGTCTTTCCAAGACCTATGCCATGACCGGATGGAGGATCGGATGGGCCATCAGCTCCGTCGACAACATCAAGAACATCAACAAGCTGCAGAGCCACTCCATCTCCTGCTGCGTGTCCTTCGCCCAGGAGGGTGCGGTCGAGGCGCTCAAGGGGACCCAGGAGCCGATGCACGACATGGTGGCACAGTTCAAGAAGAGGCGCGACCTGGCCTACGACCTCCTGACGGAGATCAAAGGCATAGAGTGCCAGAAGCCCGAGGGCGCATTCTATCTCTTCCCGAAGTACGACGCCAACATCCATTCGGTGGATCTTGCGAAGAAGATGCTGACCGACGCCCACGTGGCCATCACCCCCGGAGCGGCCTTCGGTCCCCACGGGGAGGGATTCTTCAGGATCTCCTACGCCACCAGCGAGGACCAGATCCGCGAAGGGTTCAGCAGGATCAAGAAGTTCATGGCGGACCTCTGA
- the amrB gene encoding AmmeMemoRadiSam system protein B → MRIPAVAGTFYPSDPTVLRSQISQCFREGPGEPCGCSGRRAVSAVLSPHAGYLCSGTCAAYSFRSIAEDGLPEAYIVIGPDHYGVPYESVMCGEEYVTPFGRCEVHEDIAMRLRELIPDDVRAHTREHSVEVEVPFIQYIDPKAKIVPIIMGRQSMRSAERLAQSVKAACSGHDVVIIASSDLVHYVPKPYADEMDSMFMDAVASGDVSSVYRLVEKERLSVCGYGPIAVAMMLSGGRIEVLDRTDSFESIGYDRNSVVGYGSAVMYKS, encoded by the coding sequence ATGCGCATTCCGGCCGTAGCAGGGACGTTCTATCCGTCCGATCCCACAGTATTGAGGTCCCAGATATCCCAGTGCTTCAGGGAGGGTCCAGGGGAGCCGTGCGGATGTTCCGGCAGAAGGGCCGTTTCCGCCGTCCTGTCGCCTCATGCGGGCTATCTGTGCTCCGGGACCTGTGCCGCCTATTCTTTCAGATCCATAGCCGAGGACGGGCTTCCGGAGGCCTATATCGTCATCGGTCCCGACCACTACGGTGTGCCTTACGAGAGCGTCATGTGCGGCGAGGAATACGTGACGCCGTTCGGTCGCTGCGAGGTCCATGAAGACATAGCGATGAGGCTGAGGGAGCTCATACCGGACGATGTGCGTGCGCATACAAGGGAGCACTCCGTGGAGGTGGAGGTCCCTTTCATCCAATACATAGATCCGAAAGCCAAGATCGTCCCCATAATAATGGGACGGCAGAGCATGCGGTCCGCAGAACGTCTGGCACAGTCTGTGAAGGCGGCCTGTTCCGGCCACGATGTCGTCATCATAGCCTCCAGCGACCTGGTGCATTACGTCCCCAAGCCGTATGCGGACGAGATGGATTCGATGTTCATGGACGCCGTCGCCTCGGGAGACGTCTCCTCGGTCTACAGGCTGGTGGAGAAGGAGAGGCTGTCGGTCTGCGGTTATGGCCCCATAGCGGTGGCGATGATGCTGTCCGGAGGCAGGATAGAGGTCTTGGATCGGACGGACTCCTTCGAATCCATAGGATACGACCGCAATTCGGTGGTCGGGTACGGTTCCGCCGTGATGTACAAGTCTTGA
- a CDS encoding DNA-directed RNA polymerase subunit K yields MKYTRFEKARIIGSRALQISYGAPVLVDYPKDMLDPIDIAMLEFDKDVIPITVVKN; encoded by the coding sequence ATGAAATACACTAGGTTTGAAAAGGCTAGGATCATCGGCTCCCGCGCGTTGCAGATCTCCTATGGCGCACCTGTCCTGGTCGACTATCCTAAGGATATGCTTGACCCTATTGACATCGCCATGCTGGAATTCGACAAAGACGTGATCCCAATCACGGTTGTCAAGAACTAA